In [Mycobacterium] stephanolepidis, the genomic window GCCGCCCAGCGCGGCAGTCACTTCTCGATAGAAGCTGTCCGTCGCCGCGGCGGTGGGCTCGATTTCCACGATGCCATGCCTCTTCATGTATTTGAGCCAGTCGACCACATAGTCCGCCTGAGTTTCCGCAATCGGCACCAGCGATGCGTTTCCAATCGGACTGTTGGGCCCCATCAGGATGAAGAGATTCGGAAGACCCGGAATCATCGTGGTGTTGTGCGCCCGTGGCCCCGCTCTCCAGGCTTCCTCGAGGGACAGCCCAGAGGGCCCAGCGAGTTGCATCGGACGCATGTAGGCGTGCGCCTCGAAACCAGTTGCCAACACGAGGGTATCGAGTCTGTGAAGCTGACCGTCGGACGTCAATACCCCCTCCGGGCAGACGTGTTCGATCGCCTCGGACGCCACGGCGACACTGGGGCGCTGAACAGCGCGATAGAAGTCGGCCGAATTTATCAGCCGCTTACATAACGGCTCGTAGTCAGGGGTGAGTCGTGCCCGTAGTTCCGGATCTCGCACTGTAGCAAGGCTTCTGCGTGCGAGGTATCCAAAAACGCTTCGCTCCCAGCCGCTCGCAATCGGTGCCCGCGCCGCGACATTGAACGTCGCATTCGCAGTCCGATACATCGTTCGATTCAGAATCGGCGAGTGAGCCAACAAGGAGCGGAACCATTTAGGGATCGACGGGTTGGGGACTGCGACGACCCACTGCGGGGTTCGTTGGAACAACGTCACCTTCGCGGCAGTCTCCGACAGCGCAGTGGTGATCTGCACTCCGGTCGAACCATTTCCAATGATGCCGACGCGTGCACCGGCGATTTGAGCGTCATGGTCCCAGCGCGCACTATGAAAGACACTGCCTGCAAACGATTCCAGACCCGCGATGCTAGGGATGCGTGGGTGATGGAGCACCCCAGTGGCGCACACCAGCACATCCGCAGAGTATTCACGCCCGTCTGCGTCAGTAAGCACCCACTGGCCTCCGACGAACTCCCCGCGCACTATCTCCGTTCCAAACTGAATGAATCGAGTGAGATTGCGTTTGACCGCAACACTCTCGAAGTAGTTCTGGATCTGACTGCCGGGGGCGAACACATGCGTCCAGTCAGAGGACAGTTCGTCCCGGTAACAGTAGTAGTGCGCGGGAACGTCACACGTCAGCCCCGGATAAGCATTCTCTCGCCAAGTGCCCCCGACATTCTGGGTCTTCTCGAAGATCACAAAATCGTCGCTGCCCGCCGCGCGAAGCTTCATCGCCATTGCCAGGCCGGACATACCAGCGCCAATGATCGCCACTCTGGGCAGGCCCGTGACCGGAGTGGGCCGAAACTCACGCGCCTTCCGTTTCTGGACGATTCGGGTCGCCACTCGGTCAATGACCTCAATTGCGTTGCTCGCCGGGTGTGTCACGCGAACCGGCGCTCTCACCACCGCGTCGAGAACCATCGACACGCCCCTGTCGGCGGACAACTTAGGGTACCGATTCCAAGTGTCTTGCGCGGGTGCGATCATATCTGTTTGCGTCAGCGGTAAATTCACTGTGGTCCAACGAATTCCATCTGCGAGCATCTCGGGGGCTGCAGAAAGCGCAAACTGGTCAAGCGCCCCTTTGGACGCCATGTAGGCGGCAAACCGTGGTGTGCCGGCGAATTGAGTGCCGGCCGTTGAGACATTGATGACTTGGCCACCGCCGGTCTCGCGCATACGTTCGACGAGCGGCACGGTGAGCCAAGTAACTCCGAAGAAGTTAAGTTGCATCACGCGCTCGTAGTCATGCATCCGGTTGGCGGATTCACTCACCGTTCTCCGGATTGATCGGCCGGCGTTGTTGATCAGCACGTCGACCCCGCCATGCTCGTCCAGTACCTGCGCAACCAACGCAGAGACTTGCCGCTGGTCACTGAGGTCGCATCGGTAATACGAGGCGCGCCCCTCGGTGCTGCTCGAATACTGGGCAAGTTCCTCGAGTAGCTGCTCACGCCGGGCGACCAACAACACGTGAGCGCCGGCCTCCATGAGCCGGAGCGCGGCGCCTCGTCCAATACCGGACGAAGCGCCCGTCACCAGGATGCGCTTACCCGACACCGCCAAACGTAACTCGTCCGAAAAGGTGCGCCCTGCCATCAACCGCCGCGCGCGACGGAACTGACGTGCGAGATCTGCCTCGAGAAGCGCGTTATACGCCATATCCATTGAGCTGGTTGGCGTACTTTCACTGAGATCTGCCATCGCCAAAAATCCTTTCGAGAATACGACTCATAATGCGCGGGTACGGTGGGGTCGCCACAGAGGCAACCGAGAACGGCAGTCGTGAACGCACAACTGGACGTACGTAGCTGAACGTGTCGAAGCCGTACTTGCCGTGGTAAGCGCCCATACCGCTGGACCCAATTCCGCCAAATGGCACAAAGGGACTCGCGAGTCCCAGCAGACCGTCGCCGATGCTCAATGAGCCAGATCGAGATGAGTTCAGCAGCGCTCGATACTCCCCTTGCTTCGGCCCGAACCAGTACATGGTTAGAGGTGAATCATGTTGTCCCACATAGCTGATGACTTCATCGATATGCTTATAGGGATACACGCAGAGCACGGGCGCGAAGACCTCGTCCTGCGACACCTGCATGTCAGGAGTGACACCTGTCAGGATGGTGGGGGCAATCTTCCGCTCCGCGGCCATCACCGCTCTATCCGCTGTGCCGGATTCCCATCTCTTGGCGCCGCCGCGTTCGGCGCCCTCGATGAGCGAGAGCACTCGACGGTAGTTCTTGTCGTCGATGATCGAGGTATACCCGGGCTGTTCTGCGCGCAAGGGATACTGGCGTTCGGACTCGGCGAGGAAGCCGTGGATGAACTCCTCCACATTGCCCTCCGGTACGAACACGTAGTCGGGACAGACACATGCTTGACCGCCGTTGAGCAGCCGCAGGTTGAATAGAACTTTCGAGGCGCGTGTGATGTTCCCCTGAGTTGCTATGACTGCGGGGTTCTTTCCGCCGAGTTCAAGGGTGACCGGCACAAGGTTCTTGCCCGCCGCGCTTGCGACCAATGCGCCTACACGACGGGATCCCGTGAAGAAGAGGTGGTCGAAATTCAGCTGGCTAAACGCCTCGCCAGATCCATGCGGTTCGCTGAACACTGCAAGTTCTTCGGGCGCAAAATACTGTCGAACGATCTCCGTGACAACTTCCGCGGTAGCGGGTGCTTCTGGTGACTGCCAGAGCATCACCCGATTGCCTGCGGCCAGCGCCGACGCCGCCGGACCAAGCGTAAGTTCGGACGGAAAGTTCCACGGGCCCATTACGCCTACGACACCTTTGGGCTCACTTCTCGTGGTTTG contains:
- a CDS encoding SDR family NAD(P)-dependent oxidoreductase, producing MADLSESTPTSSMDMAYNALLEADLARQFRRARRLMAGRTFSDELRLAVSGKRILVTGASSGIGRGAALRLMEAGAHVLLVARREQLLEELAQYSSSTEGRASYYRCDLSDQRQVSALVAQVLDEHGGVDVLINNAGRSIRRTVSESANRMHDYERVMQLNFFGVTWLTVPLVERMRETGGGQVINVSTAGTQFAGTPRFAAYMASKGALDQFALSAAPEMLADGIRWTTVNLPLTQTDMIAPAQDTWNRYPKLSADRGVSMVLDAVVRAPVRVTHPASNAIEVIDRVATRIVQKRKAREFRPTPVTGLPRVAIIGAGMSGLAMAMKLRAAGSDDFVIFEKTQNVGGTWRENAYPGLTCDVPAHYYCYRDELSSDWTHVFAPGSQIQNYFESVAVKRNLTRFIQFGTEIVRGEFVGGQWVLTDADGREYSADVLVCATGVLHHPRIPSIAGLESFAGSVFHSARWDHDAQIAGARVGIIGNGSTGVQITTALSETAAKVTLFQRTPQWVVAVPNPSIPKWFRSLLAHSPILNRTMYRTANATFNVAARAPIASGWERSVFGYLARRSLATVRDPELRARLTPDYEPLCKRLINSADFYRAVQRPSVAVASEAIEHVCPEGVLTSDGQLHRLDTLVLATGFEAHAYMRPMQLAGPSGLSLEEAWRAGPRAHNTTMIPGLPNLFILMGPNSPIGNASLVPIAETQADYVVDWLKYMKRHGIVEIEPTAAATDSFYREVTAALGGTVWSTGCDSWYLGPNGVPVLWPWPFDELHTRLAHPNHDDFVLRSTPTVTVRAGVDGLAKVTAEPQH
- a CDS encoding aldehyde dehydrogenase family protein; this encodes MALGAEDLLTLQRAAFARDGYPGLAVRKDRLSRFGSMLYRNVGRLADAATEDFGYRSREFGTLFAMAPIIDMAYHHVKLRRWMKVRRPSILLSACGIDQTTRSEPKGVVGVMGPWNFPSELTLGPAASALAAGNRVMLWQSPEAPATAEVVTEIVRQYFAPEELAVFSEPHGSGEAFSQLNFDHLFFTGSRRVGALVASAAGKNLVPVTLELGGKNPAVIATQGNITRASKVLFNLRLLNGGQACVCPDYVFVPEGNVEEFIHGFLAESERQYPLRAEQPGYTSIIDDKNYRRVLSLIEGAERGGAKRWESGTADRAVMAAERKIAPTILTGVTPDMQVSQDEVFAPVLCVYPYKHIDEVISYVGQHDSPLTMYWFGPKQGEYRALLNSSRSGSLSIGDGLLGLASPFVPFGGIGSSGMGAYHGKYGFDTFSYVRPVVRSRLPFSVASVATPPYPRIMSRILERIFGDGRSQ